Genomic segment of Ignavibacteriales bacterium:
TTAAAAAAAATTTTAGAAAAAACCGATTTTGAATTCCGCTATGACTCAAATACAATCGGAGTAATTAAAAAATGTGCCGATCGTGAATCAACATGGATTTCAAAAGAATTGATCGAAGCATATCGGGGCTTACAGAAACTGGGTAATCTTCATTCGGTAGAAGTTTATCAAAAAAATATTTTGATAGGCGGTTTATACGGCGTTACTTATCAAGGAGCTTTCTTTGGTGAATCAATGTTTTCAAAAATTCCGCAAGCTTCTAAATGTGCGCTCGTTAAATTATTAGAAAGACTTCGTGAAAAAGGATTTACACTGCTCGATGTTCAGTATCAAACCGATCATTTGAAGATGTTTGGGGCAAAAGAAATTTCATTCCAAGAGTTTGCAGAATTGTTATTAAAATCATACCAAAAAGATATTAACTTTATTTAAAAAAACTCAATTAATCAGCCTAAAGATTTTTTGTATATTTACATATAAAATCAACAGGAAGGTTAATTCAACCTAGCAAATAGGGTAAAGTATGAAAAAACATTTATCTGTGATCATGATTTTAATTTTTGCGTCTTTATCAATGGCGCAGACAGCTGGCGGAAGTTTTATGCTTGGTTATCCGCAAGGTGATTTCAGGAAAAATGTTGATCAGTTGGGATTTGGATTTCAAATTCAAGGAACACTTTGGGAACCGACACATGAAAAACCTTTTACAATTGGACTTGATGGAGGATATTTAGTTTACGGACACACGAGCGATCGTAGAGAATGGCCCGGGTTTCCTGGTGTATATCTAAATTTAACCAGAACAAATAGCATGGCAAATCTACATTTAATGTTTCAAGTAAGTCCATTCTTTGGTACAGTACGCCCTTATTTCGAAGGTTTATTTGGCGGTGCGATTATCTGGACATCATCAGAAGTGAAAAACGAAAATGGAAATTGGCAAATTGCCTCAACGACAAATTATAATGATTTTACTTGGAATTACGGCGGTGGTTGCGGTATTCTTTTCAAGTTGACCGATAATCTTGATAAGATCAGCGCTTTATATCTTGACATAAAAGCACGCTACTTATTTGGAACAGAAGCAAGTTATCTTACCGAACAAAGCATTACTGTAAATAATCAAGGTCAAACTATTTATAATGCAAAAAAATCTAAGACTGATTTTTTCACAATTCATGTTGGTGTTGTTGCTTATTTCAATCCATAAAAAATTTCAAGAAAATATATGAGGATAAAATGATTAAAAAGATCAAAGAATATTTAGGAAGTGATGCTGATTCGTTTCTCAACTACAAAGCAAAATTTCCGAAAGAAAAATTACATCTGCCGGGTCCTGATTTTGTTGACAGAATCTTTTTCCCTTCGGATAGAAATAATAATGTTTTAAAAAATCTTCAATGGATGTATAACACCGGACGATTGAGCGGTACCGGTTATTTATCAATTCTTCCTGTAGATCAAGGTATTGAACATTCAGCAGGAGCTTCATTTGCTAAAAATCCGGATTACTTCGATCCGGAAAACATTGTTAAGCTGGCAATTGAAGGCGGGTGTAATGCTGTTGCTTCAACTCTTGGTGTTCTTGGAATGACGGCAAGAAAATATGCACACAAGATTCCTTTCATTGTTAAAATAAATCACAATGAACTTCTTACATTTCCAAATAAGTTCGATCAAATTATGTTTGCCGGAGTTGAACAAGCTTACGATATGGGAGCGGCGGCAGTTGGTGCAACAATTTATTTTGGCTCTGATGAAAGCGGTCGTCAAATCGTAGATGTCAGTGAAGCATTCCAATACGCACATGAACTTGGAATGGCAACAATTCTTTGGTGTTATCTTAGAAATCCTCAATTCAAAAAAGATAAAGACTATCATGTTTCTGCGGATTTGACCGGACAGGCAAATCATCTTGGCGTAACAATCGAAGCTGATATTATTAAACAAAAACTTCCGGAAAATAACGGAGGATACACTGCACTTAATATGGGAAATTCTTCGTACGGAAAAATTGATAAACGCGTTTACTCGGAACTTACAACAGATCATCCTATTGATCTGGCTCGCTATCAAGTGATGAACAATTATATGGGTCGTGCAGGTTTAATTAACAGCGGCGGTGCAAGCGGTGAAAACGATTTTGCCGAAGCAACAAAAACTGCAGTCATTAATAAACGTGCCGGCGGTATGGGATTGATCTGCGGACGTAAATCATTTCAGCGCCCATTGGCAGAAGGTGTAAAACTCCTTAACACAATCCAAGATGTTTATTTGTGTAAAGAAGTAACTATTGCTTAAACGATAACATAATAAATTCAATTAGCCCCGATTCAATCGGGGCTTTTTGTTTTTGCTCTTTAATTATAACTATTCTCTTCCCTAAACGACTAAATATCTGATGCTTGATTCAAGATAAAAATTCGAGTATAATTTGATCGGAGTTTATCTAAGAAGAAGATGAAACGTATTAAATCCACATTGAAAATTGTTGAATGGGAAGCCGTACTTTGGTTTGCAGGGTTAGTGTTTCTACTAACTATCAATCCGTATCAAATTCAGCAATTTTCGTTCTGTCCTTTTCATAATCTTGGAATAACATTTTGTCCCGGCTGCGGATTAGGCAGATCAATCTCGTTCTTTTATCATGGCGATTTTTTTCGTTCTCTTCAAACACATCCTCTCGGAATTATTGCATTCATACTTATCTCAATTCGCATTATAAAACTTTCACATAAAATGTATCACAACTATCACAAAACTAAAGAGGTTATCTATGGCTAACGTTCTAGAAATGCTGCCTGAAATTATGGGCGAAGAACAAATGTACATATCCAGTTTAATTAAAAACATGGATGACAAACAAGCACAACAGTTTGCCAATATTTATCGTGCACGAAGAAAAGATCCTCAAACAATTTTACTAGTAACCCTGGTTGGATTTCTTGGTATCTCCGGCATACAAAGATTTTTAACAGATCAGATTGGTATGGGAATTCTCTATTTACTTACCGGAGGTATCTGCATGATCGGGACAATAATTGATTTGGTGAATCACAAAAAAATTGCTTTTGAGTATAATCAGAAGCAGGCAAATCAAATTGCAATGATGGCAAAGAATTTATAGTATAGGAATAAAAAAGAGCGGCATAAAACAACCGCTCTTTTCATTTTAAATCTTTTTAGTGTTATTTAAAAAGTAACAGTTATACCAAATTTGATCGTTTCATAAGTTAACGGTGCTTCTGTTTCAAACGGCCAATTCATTCTATCTTTCTTCAATGTAAAGAATGCATAAGAAAGACCATTGTTCAAAAGAAAATCTACAATTGGCGTTGCATATGGCGAAGAATCACTTACTTCATCAATAAAATTACCCAAAAAATGCTTGGCACTTTCTTCTATCATCATACTTCCCAGATGTTTCCAAAATAAATGCCGCGGGAAAATAACAGCCGCTTCATAACTAACATTTAATGATACTGAAGAGAAAATATCAAACTTAATTCCTCCTTCATTCACTGTTCCAAATCTGAATTCTTGATGAAATCTGTTGAGAATTTCGGTGTCGTTAACAGCATCATCCAAACTCATTGGCGGATTTGTCAGCAAATAAAATTTCGCGGGGTAATCAATCATATCGAGGCGGGACCAAACAAAACCGCTACTGTTATACGGCATGATTGAAAAATTATTAAGTTTATAAGCATATCCTTCTCTTTTAGCAAAACCAAATCTCCATAAATCGGATTTCATTTCGCCAATTGCCGTCGAAGAAGATTTCAAATCCGCACTGAACTTAGATCCAAAAAGATATTTCTCGCTGAATTGAATAATATCTTCAGTATAGTATGTTGAACGTGAAGCATAACCGAGTTTTAATTCCAGAGATCCGTTATCGGCAAAATTGCTTTTAAGTTTTTTGTTATCAGCTTTTCCAAATCCGTAATTAATTTCTATAAATGGTCTGCCATGAAATTCCCAGTGGAACCATTCGTAATCTTTCCAGTTTAACCACTTTTCATCATTCCATTTTTCATCGGTCGAATCTTTTCCGTTCTGAGCGAACAAATTCATATTTGTTAATAGAACAATTACTGCAGAAAGTAATAATATTTTACGAATCATATTAACTCCCTCCTATCGGTTTTTTAGCTTTAGACGAATTCTATTAAGAATTGTTACACATCATTTTCAAAAAAAATAGAATTAATGTGAGTAGCTTATCAAGCTATAATGATACCGGTTTTTTGTTTAAGTGCGGTTAGGAGATTTTCCATCAGAAAATTTCCCTGAGCAGGTTTAGTTATAAATATATCAACCCCGGCTTCATAAGCATTATCTCTATCCTTTTGAAATGCATGTGCGGAAAGACCAACGATAGGCATATTTTTGTATTTTTCTTGAGAGCGAAGTTCTTTTGTGAGTTGAAGACCGTCTTTTGCCCCGCGAAGTGATATATCCATCAAGATTATATCATATTTGTTTTCATTAAGTTTTTCATAAAATGATTCTGCTGAATCACAAACATCCAAATCAAAATTTCTTTTAAGAAAAATGCGGAGAAATTTTTGATTTTCTAAATCATCTTCTACAACAAGAAGTCTGGGTTTCTTTTTATCCAAATAATTTACCCTTTTTCCGTATTCAAATTTAACTTCAAGAATAAAATAAGTATTTAAATAATCATAAGAAATACTAACTACTTGGACTTAATACTCATCCCAACTTTTTGCTTCTAGATTTAACGGATCTTTGTTTGTTAATGCTTCTGCCAGACGCATTGCAAGCTGGCGATTTGTAATTAACGGAATTTTATAATCTACGGCGGTACGGCGAATGATGTAATCGTTGGTTAGTTCTTCTTCCTGGAAATTTTTAGGAATGTTTATCACAAGATCAATCTTACCAGACTTAATATAATCAGCTGCATTCGGAGTTTTACTGCTTAGAGGCCATTCCAAAGTTTCTACGGGAATTCCGTTTGCATTCATAAACTTAGACGTTCCTTGTGTTCCATAAAATTTTATTCCAAGTTTTACCAGCTGTCTGGTTGGTTCTAGTAATTCTGATTTTGAAACAATCGAACCTGATGATATTAAAATTGATTTGATCGGAAATTTATATCCGACAGATGTAAGAGCTTTTAAAAATGCCTCATCAAAATCCTGACCCAGACATGCAACCTCTCCGGTTGATGCCATTTCAACTCCTGTTGTAGGATCAGCTCCTTCAAGACGTGTAAATGAAAACTCCGGCGCTTTTACTCCGACATAATCGTAAGTCAAAGTTTGATCATCCCACTTCTCAACTTTCTTACCTATAATAACTTTGGAAGCGATTTCTATAAAATTTTTCTTGAGTGTCTTAGATACAAAAGGAAAACTTCTCGATGCACGCAAATTACATTCTATAACTTTTACACGATTATCTTTTGCGATAAACTGAATATTGAAAGGACCATTGATATTTAATTTCTTGGCAATATCTGAAGAGATCTGTTTAATCTGCCGCATAGTTTCAAGATAGGTTCGTTGCGCCGGCAAAACCAATGTAGCATCGCCGGAATGTACTCCGGCATTCTCAACATGTTCAGAGATCGCAGAGCAAACAATTTTTCCGTTTTGTGCAACCGCATCAAATTCTAATTCTTTTGCATTAACTAAAAATTTTGAAATCACTACCGGATGTTCCGGAGAGACATCAACCGCTTTTTGTAGGAACCCAGTTAATTCAAAATCGCCGGTTGCTATTGCCATTGCAGCGCCGCTTAATACATAAGAAGGACGAACTAAAACCGGATAGCCGACTTTGTTAGCAAATTGTAACGCATCTTCCAAAGTACTTAGCTTACTCCACACAGGTTGTTCTATTTCAAGTTCATCAAGCATAGCTGAAAAGATACTTCTGTTCTCCGCTGCATCAATTGATTCAGGTGAAGTGCCGAGAATTTTTACACCTATCTTATGAAGTTTGAGTGCGAGGTTATTCGGAGTTTGTCCGCCCATAGAAACAACAACTCCAAGCGGTTTTAATACATCATAAATTTCCCAAATTGTTTCGGTTGTTAGTTCCTCGAAGAACAAAGCATCAAACTCATCGTAATCAGTACTTACAGTTTCCGGATTACAATTTATCATTACAGTTTTGTAACCCATCTCGCGTAATGTTTTCCCGGTAATCACACAACACCAATCAAATTCTACCGAGCTGCCAATTCTGTACGGACCTGATCCTAAAATGAAAACACTTTTCTTTAATTTAAACTCGAAATCATGAATAGAACAATTGTATGTGAGATATAAATAATTTGTCTTTGCAGGATATTCTGCAGCAAGTGTATCTATATGCTGGATGAACGGATGAATATTATTTTTCTTTCTTAGCAAATAAATATCATGTGCATCTTTTCCAATTACGTTTGCAATTTGACGGTCGGAAAAACCATGCTGCTTTGCTTCTATCAGAAGTTCTGTAGATAATTTTCCTTTTGTTACTGAAATCTTTTTTTCTATATCAACAATGTTTTGAATTTTATAAAGGAACCATTTATTAATATGAGTTAGCGAATGAACCCAGTCAATGGAGTATCCTTGTTTCAAAGCTTGAACAACAGCAAACATTCTTTCTTCGGTTGGATTGCGCAGTGCTTCTTCTAATTCTTCAAACTCGACTTTTGTTCTGCTTGCGGTTAATCCTTCAACACCAATATCCAGCATACGCATTGCTTTCTGAATCGCTTCTTCAAATTTTCTTCCGATCGCCATCACTTCGCCGACAGATTTCATTGAGGAACCGAGGTTACGTTTTACGAGACGGAACTTTTTCAAATCCCAGCGAGGAACTTTTATGACTATATAATCAAGTGCAGGTTCGAAAAATGCTTTAGTCGTTTTTGTGATTGAGTTTGGTAATTCGTGCAAACCAAAACCAAGAGCAAGTTTTGCGGCAACAAATGCAAGAGGATAACCGGTTGCCTTCGATGCAAGCGCAGAACTTCTTGAAAGACGCGCATTAACTTCTATTACTCTATAATCTTGAGAGTTTGGATCAAGTGCATATTGAATATTGCATTCACCGACAATTCGAAGATGGCGGATAGTTTTAATTGCAATTTCCCTCAGCATATGAAATTCGTTGTTGGTAAGTGTTTGGCTGGGTGCAACTACAATACTTTCTCCAGTATGAATTCCCATCGGATCAATATTTTCCATATTGCAGACTGTGATACAATTATCATATCTGTCGCGGACAACTTCATATTCAATCTCTTTCCATCCTTCAAGATATTCTTCAACTAAAATTTGAGAAGAATAAGAGAGCGCTTTTGCTGCAAGCTTTTTAACTTCATTTTGATTTCTGCAAACTCCTGAACCTAATCCCCCGAGTGCATAAGCAATTCTAATAATAACCGGATAACCAATTTTTTTTGCAAACTCAATGGCTTTATCAACGCTTGTTACAGCTTTACTCTGCGGAAATTTTATGTTTATTTCTGAAAGCTTATTACAGAACAACTGTCTGTCTTCAGTATTTTCAATCGCATCAATTTGGGTTCCCAAAACTTGTATTTTATATTTTTTTAGCACCCCTTCTCTATGAAGAGCCAATCCGCAGTTCAAAGCAGTTTGTCCGCCGAATCCAAGTATAATTCCATCAGGTTTTTCTTTAGCAATAACTTTTTCAACATAGTTAGTGTTGATTGGAAGTAGGTAAACTTTATCGGCGAGGTAGTCTGATGTTTGGATTGTCGCAATGTTGGGATTAATTAAAATTGTATAAAGTCCTTCTTCTTTAAGAGCTTTTATTGCCTGGGAGCCTGAATAATCAAACTCGCCGGCTTCACCAATCTTTAGTGCTGAACTACCGATGATCAAAACTTTTTTAATTTTATGTTTCACTTCACATCCTTCAAGAATTCATCAAAAATAAATGCGGTGTCTGCTGGTCCGGGTGATGCTTCTGGATGAAATTGAACACTTCGGAAAGGAAGTTTTTCATGACGAACACCTTCATTTGAATAATCATTTAAATTTTCGAACCAGGGCTGCCATCCACGCGGTAATGATTTTGTATCAACGGCAAAACTGTGATTCTGCGAAGTAACATAGCACTTGTTCGAATCTACTTGCTTTACCGGCTGGTTTTGGCTGCGATGACCATATTTTAATTTATAAGTTTTTGCGCCAGCAGCAAGAGAAAGTATCTGATGACCCAAGCAGATACCTAATGTGGGAATTTGTTTTTGAATAAGTTTTTTTGCCGAAGCAACAAGTTGTTTGTACACAACTGGGTTTCCGGGACCATTGGAAATTACAGCCCCATCAAAATCTTCTTTGTCTATATCATAATTATACGGAACACGAAGAACGGTTACTTTTCTTTGAATCAGATTTGAAAAAATACTTTTCTTGCAGCCGCAATCAATCAATAAAATTCTTTTCTTACCATTTCCAAATTTCTCTGCTTTATTAACAGTTACTTTTGAAATTAGATCTTCTACATCCGGATTGTAGTATTTAATTTTTTCTTTCCCGATTTCAATTTTACCAAGCATCGTTCCCCGTTCTCTCAAAATTTTTGTCAGGCGGCGTGTATCAATTCCGTAAAGTCCGGGAATCTTGAAGCGCTTAAACCATTGATCAAGACTTTCAACCGCATTCCAATGATTAAATGATTTTGATTCTTCTGAGACAATTAAAGCTTGCACTTGAATTCGATCGGATTCAAAATTTTCCGGTATTCCCTCATTCATTGATGGAATGCCATAATTGCCAATAAGCGGATAAGTCATTACAAGAATTTGTCCTTTGTAAGACGGATCGGTCAATGTTTCGGGGTATCCGACCATACCTGTATTAAAAACAACTTCTCCTGCTATAGATTTATGATAACCGAAAAGTTTTCCTTCAAAAATATTTCCATCTTCTAATATTAATTTTGTTGTTTGAGCGTGTGCAGTTTTCTTGTTCAACCTCTTTTCGGACTCCTAATAATTTTTTTGATTGCGTGAAGGGAGGAAAAAATTCAAAATTGATTGCACGAAGGTAAAAAAATTATTTGTGCGCACAAAATTTTTTTCGGCTAAACGGCAATCTTGCAGTATTCTATGCCAGATATCTACATTGAATATAAAACTTTACTATCCTAAGTCTGGCAGTAAATATCCTGGATTCTGAATGGTTATTTATACAATCAACCGCCATCTGCCATCGCAAAGTAATAATCTGTTAACTATGCCGATCGAGGCAACTTATATTAAATCGTTCGGATATCTGCCTAATTAATTCATTTCTATGAGTTTGAAAGATCAATACTCTCAAACTCATTGTTTAAATTTTGATTTATATTTCTTTAACTCTTTCCTAAAATATTTCAGATAGGAATAACTTTTTATTCGTAAGTCAAGTGATGCGGAACTAAAATATTCCAATTGATGTTTAATTTTTTATGGATATCAATTCGTGTAGAGAATCGGTCGGCTGGCAACTCTCTATACGTATTAATGCAAAAGGGAGCGTATTATCGTTCCCTTTTGTAATTTTAAACCGAACAAAAAAAAGTCTAATGAATAGAAGATTAACTTACATTGCAATTATCTTAATTATTTTTATTGTATTAACAGCTTGCGGATCAGCTCCGCGCTTTACATCAAGAGAATCCCGATTTGAGAAAAGAACACCACCTCCAACTGAAAATTTAGAGCGATATAAAAATGTCGAGCCGCTTGAAACCGTTACTGGAGTTGCCTCCTATTATGCAGATCAATACGATGGGAAGATTACTTATGGCGGTGAGGTTTATGATATGTATGGTTTGAGTGCAGCTCATCCTTCATATCAGATGGGAACGGTTATTCGTGTTACAAATCTTTATAATGATAAAAGTGTAATTATTCGGGTAAATGATAAAATGCCATTCCGTCCGGATCGAATTATTGATCTTTCACTTGGATGCGCTCAGGAACTGGATATGGTTAATGTTGGAATTCAAGAAGTTAAAGTGGAGGTTCTTGAGTGGGGTAAAGGAAAAAAGTAAAAGTAACTGAATCCAAGGATGAATCATCTCATCTAATATGATATAATCAGAATTGTTTATAATGAAGCTAAAAAAAATGTTGCCTGTTCTTGCCGGAGCCAGTTTAGGTTTTGCTTATTATTATTTTATCGGCTGCAGAACAGGATCTTGTCCAATTACAGGAAGCCATTACATTTCCACATTATACGGTGCACTGATCGGTTTGGTCTGGACTATTTCAACTAAAAAGAAAAACACAGATGATAACAAAAGAAATTGAAATAGAAGATCTTATAAAAGAAATTCCAAAAGCGGTAACTTATTTGATGGAAAAAGGTATAAGATGTTTGAGGTGCGGTGAACCAATTTGGAGTACGCTTGAAACCGCAGCGAAAGAAAAAGGGTTTAATGATTTAGAAATAGAATCATTTGTAAATGATTTGAACAACCTTAAAAATGAAAAGACTAACTAATTTTTTCCAATGAGAATAAATTCTTATTTTATTAACAGATTAATTCAGAGGATATAATGAATCAGAATAAAAACGATCAACAAAAAACATTTGGCGGTTTAACTAAAAAACATAGAAGCTGGATCTACACAGGATTTTTTATCGGTGTTATTATATTGTTATTCCTTTTTAACAACTCAGATTATTTATTCGGAAGAGCGGAAGAGAACGGACCTTATCCGCCTAATTATATTCCCGCAGCTCAAAAAGGAACAACACTAGCGCCGGATTTTACATTACCGACATCAGATGGTAAGACTCTGAAGTTATCTGATCTTAGAGGTAAAGTGGTAATTGTGGATTTCTGGGCTACTTGGTGTCCCCCGTGCCGCAAAGGAATTCCGGATCTAATTGATTTGAAAAAGAAATACGGCAGTAAAGGATTTGAAATAGTTGGTGTTTCACTTGATACAGATACCAAAAGCGATGTTGTTCCTTTCATAAAGAACCAGGGAATGAATTATCCGGTTGTATATGGAAACTCTATTGTTGCTCAAGCATACGGCGGTGTAAGAGCAATACCAACTTCATTTGTAATTGATAAACAAGGTAAAATAGTAGCCAGCTATGAAGGTTTGATGCCGAAATCAACTTATGAAAATCATATTAAGAAGTTACTATAAAGATTAAGAGCAAGATTAAGATCAATTCTTTTTCTTGCTCTTTCTCATAATCTTAATCTTTCGTCAGTGTTCGTGATCAAAATCCTGATGAAGATTATTTCTCACTTCTAAATAATCTCCGTATTGTTTCAGTAGATCCCAAGAGTAAATTCCAAAATCGTAACCGTCTTTCCATTTAATTTGAATTGCATAGTTACCCACCATTTCAATTTTTTCAACCTTATACGCTTCTGATTTAAGCGGCGCTCTTTTTGGCGGGGCGTAATGTTTCCAAAGAATTGTCTCACCTTTATTGCCTGCGTCCGGCGATTCATCGCGTAAAAATTTGAGCGGATATTTAATTACTTTTCCGTTATCCCAAATTATTTCAAGATGTTCTTGCTTATGTAATTTTATCTTAGTTGGAACGCTCATATTATTCCGCAAGAAGTTAGAAACAAGAAATGGGAAATGGAAATGAGAAGTAAATTTAAAATCACGTCTAGCTTCTTACCCTTCACATTATTGATTTAAGATAATCGGCAATCCATTCTTACCTGATCCTATTATAACAATTTTCGCATTAGTAGAATTCGATAGCTTTTCGGTTGCTTCAATACCTTTCCATTGTAAATAGTTTTGACTAATACCTCTTGCAACAATTTCTTGGAAATCAGCGATACCTTTCGCTTCAATTCGCTTACGATCTGCTTCCTGTTCTTCTTTCTTCAAAACAAATTGCATTTGTTGACTGGCTTGTTCTGCCTGAAGTTTTTGCTCGATTGACGCAGTGAGTCCAGCCGGTAAAATTATCTGTCGCATAGGTGCGGATTCTATGGTTATTCCTCTTGGACCAACTAACTTTTCTAATTGATCTTTCATCTTCGTTGCTAACTGTTCACGAGATTCTGTGTAAAGAGCTTTGGCTTCGTATTCAGAGGTTACACCGCGAACTACTGAGCGGAATTGTGGAACTATAATAATTTCCTCGTAATTTTCTCCAACCGATTTATAAATCTTTGATGCGTTATCCGGATCAAGACTGTAAAGCAAACTTATCTCAAGCTGAACGCTCAATCCCTCTTTCGAAGGAACATTCATAGTTTCTTTTAATTCTTGAGTTTTAATGCTGAACTTGATCACGTTAGCTAATGGATTAACAAAGTTCACACCGGATTTTAGAGTTGTGCTACTAACACTTCCAAGAAAATCAACAACTCCAACAGTTCCTGCCGGAACTACAGTGAAAATTTGAACCAGCGCTAAGACTCCGCCAAGCACAATCCCGATTATAGAAAGTTTTGCCTCCTGGACTCTTCCCGTTTTTTTAGTATTGATGTAAACCAGAATTGATACCGCAAAAATTATTAATGCAAATATAAAAAACATACTTCCTCCTTTATCATTAGTTACTAATTAATTAAGTACAAAAAAAATATTTTTCTAAACCCCCATAATAGTTTTAATAAGTTTTACCGATTGAGTTTTTTGATTTGAAACTGTAATTGCTGAAAGAAGTTTTTTCTTTACCGAAGCTACATTCTCTTCCCTATCTGTATATAATTCAGCGATCACTTCCCCTTTCTTAATTTTTGTGCCGATCTTGGGATAGAAAATTATTCCGGCTTTAGGATCAATCTTATCTTCCATTGTTTTTCTTCCGGCACCAAGTTCAAGCGACGCCATACCAACTTCGTAATTATTAATTGTTTTTATATATCCGGTTTTATCTGCTATTAACGATTCACGGATTTTTGATTTCGGATACTTCTCAGGATGTTTGATCATCGCAACATCACCGCCTTGAAGTTTTACAATCTCTAAAAATTTATTGAATGCTTTTCCGCTTGCAATAA
This window contains:
- the aat gene encoding leucyl/phenylalanyl-tRNA--protein transferase gives rise to the protein MSREKNLSKVDLLKPENMILMYARGAFPMADETGGINWYMPETRTIIPINDFNLPRSLKKILEKTDFEFRYDSNTIGVIKKCADRESTWISKELIEAYRGLQKLGNLHSVEVYQKNILIGGLYGVTYQGAFFGESMFSKIPQASKCALVKLLERLREKGFTLLDVQYQTDHLKMFGAKEISFQEFAELLLKSYQKDINFI
- a CDS encoding class I fructose-bisphosphate aldolase: MIKKIKEYLGSDADSFLNYKAKFPKEKLHLPGPDFVDRIFFPSDRNNNVLKNLQWMYNTGRLSGTGYLSILPVDQGIEHSAGASFAKNPDYFDPENIVKLAIEGGCNAVASTLGVLGMTARKYAHKIPFIVKINHNELLTFPNKFDQIMFAGVEQAYDMGAAAVGATIYFGSDESGRQIVDVSEAFQYAHELGMATILWCYLRNPQFKKDKDYHVSADLTGQANHLGVTIEADIIKQKLPENNGGYTALNMGNSSYGKIDKRVYSELTTDHPIDLARYQVMNNYMGRAGLINSGGASGENDFAEATKTAVINKRAGGMGLICGRKSFQRPLAEGVKLLNTIQDVYLCKEVTIA
- a CDS encoding DUF2752 domain-containing protein, giving the protein MKRIKSTLKIVEWEAVLWFAGLVFLLTINPYQIQQFSFCPFHNLGITFCPGCGLGRSISFFYHGDFFRSLQTHPLGIIAFILISIRIIKLSHKMYHNYHKTKEVIYG
- a CDS encoding TM2 domain-containing protein, which codes for MANVLEMLPEIMGEEQMYISSLIKNMDDKQAQQFANIYRARRKDPQTILLVTLVGFLGISGIQRFLTDQIGMGILYLLTGGICMIGTIIDLVNHKKIAFEYNQKQANQIAMMAKNL
- a CDS encoding response regulator, with protein sequence MDKKKPRLLVVEDDLENQKFLRIFLKRNFDLDVCDSAESFYEKLNENKYDIILMDISLRGAKDGLQLTKELRSQEKYKNMPIVGLSAHAFQKDRDNAYEAGVDIFITKPAQGNFLMENLLTALKQKTGIIIA
- the carB gene encoding carbamoyl-phosphate synthase (glutamine-hydrolyzing) large subunit; this translates as MKHKIKKVLIIGSSALKIGEAGEFDYSGSQAIKALKEEGLYTILINPNIATIQTSDYLADKVYLLPINTNYVEKVIAKEKPDGIILGFGGQTALNCGLALHREGVLKKYKIQVLGTQIDAIENTEDRQLFCNKLSEINIKFPQSKAVTSVDKAIEFAKKIGYPVIIRIAYALGGLGSGVCRNQNEVKKLAAKALSYSSQILVEEYLEGWKEIEYEVVRDRYDNCITVCNMENIDPMGIHTGESIVVAPSQTLTNNEFHMLREIAIKTIRHLRIVGECNIQYALDPNSQDYRVIEVNARLSRSSALASKATGYPLAFVAAKLALGFGLHELPNSITKTTKAFFEPALDYIVIKVPRWDLKKFRLVKRNLGSSMKSVGEVMAIGRKFEEAIQKAMRMLDIGVEGLTASRTKVEFEELEEALRNPTEERMFAVVQALKQGYSIDWVHSLTHINKWFLYKIQNIVDIEKKISVTKGKLSTELLIEAKQHGFSDRQIANVIGKDAHDIYLLRKKNNIHPFIQHIDTLAAEYPAKTNYLYLTYNCSIHDFEFKLKKSVFILGSGPYRIGSSVEFDWCCVITGKTLREMGYKTVMINCNPETVSTDYDEFDALFFEELTTETIWEIYDVLKPLGVVVSMGGQTPNNLALKLHKIGVKILGTSPESIDAAENRSIFSAMLDELEIEQPVWSKLSTLEDALQFANKVGYPVLVRPSYVLSGAAMAIATGDFELTGFLQKAVDVSPEHPVVISKFLVNAKELEFDAVAQNGKIVCSAISEHVENAGVHSGDATLVLPAQRTYLETMRQIKQISSDIAKKLNINGPFNIQFIAKDNRVKVIECNLRASRSFPFVSKTLKKNFIEIASKVIIGKKVEKWDDQTLTYDYVGVKAPEFSFTRLEGADPTTGVEMASTGEVACLGQDFDEAFLKALTSVGYKFPIKSILISSGSIVSKSELLEPTRQLVKLGIKFYGTQGTSKFMNANGIPVETLEWPLSSKTPNAADYIKSGKIDLVINIPKNFQEEELTNDYIIRRTAVDYKIPLITNRQLAMRLAEALTNKDPLNLEAKSWDEY
- the carA gene encoding glutamine-hydrolyzing carbamoyl-phosphate synthase small subunit yields the protein MNKKTAHAQTTKLILEDGNIFEGKLFGYHKSIAGEVVFNTGMVGYPETLTDPSYKGQILVMTYPLIGNYGIPSMNEGIPENFESDRIQVQALIVSEESKSFNHWNAVESLDQWFKRFKIPGLYGIDTRRLTKILRERGTMLGKIEIGKEKIKYYNPDVEDLISKVTVNKAEKFGNGKKRILLIDCGCKKSIFSNLIQRKVTVLRVPYNYDIDKEDFDGAVISNGPGNPVVYKQLVASAKKLIQKQIPTLGICLGHQILSLAAGAKTYKLKYGHRSQNQPVKQVDSNKCYVTSQNHSFAVDTKSLPRGWQPWFENLNDYSNEGVRHEKLPFRSVQFHPEASPGPADTAFIFDEFLKDVK
- a CDS encoding septal ring lytic transglycosylase RlpA family protein, coding for MNRRLTYIAIILIIFIVLTACGSAPRFTSRESRFEKRTPPPTENLERYKNVEPLETVTGVASYYADQYDGKITYGGEVYDMYGLSAAHPSYQMGTVIRVTNLYNDKSVIIRVNDKMPFRPDRIIDLSLGCAQELDMVNVGIQEVKVEVLEWGKGKK